A single window of Malus sylvestris chromosome 5, drMalSylv7.2, whole genome shotgun sequence DNA harbors:
- the LOC126624101 gene encoding protein LIGHT-DEPENDENT SHORT HYPOCOTYLS 10-like, producing the protein MSAPHHDHSHRRKDSTPIEGSSSSSSRSTSQQQQAPQPLSRYESQKRRDWNTFGQYLKNQSPPVSLSHCNCNHVLDFLRYLDQFGKTKVHLHGCVFFGQPDPPAPCTCPLRQAWGSLDALIGRLRAAYEEHGGSPETNPFGNGAIRVYLREVKECQAKARGIPYKKKKKRNGQLKAINEGTLKQITS; encoded by the coding sequence ATGTCTGCACCTCATCATGATCACAGTCATCGAAGAAAAGACTCCACTCCCATCGagggctcctcctcctcctcatcacGATCCACTTCTCAACAACAGCAAGCACCTCAACCCCTCAGCCGATACGAGTCCCAGAAACGCCGCGACTGGAACACTTTCGGACAGTACTTGAAGAACCAATCACCCCCAGTGTCGCTCTCTCATTGCAACTGCAACCACGTCCTCGATTTTCTCCGCTACTTGGATCAGTTCGGAAAGACTAAGGTTCACTTACACGGTTGCGTCTTCTTTGGGCAGCCTGACCCGCCTGCCCCGTGCACCTGCCCTCTCAGGCAGGCATGGGGTAGTCTGGACGCGCTGATCGGACGCCTCCGTGCTGCCTACGAGGAGCATGGAGGGTCCCCGGAGACAAACCCTTTTGGGAATGGAGCTATTCGGGTTTACTTACGTGAAGTGAAGGAGTGTCAGGCTAAAGCAAGAGGGATTCcgtacaagaagaagaagaagaggaacggTCAGCTTAAGGCAATTAACGAGGGTACTCTGAAGCAGATCACGTCTTGA
- the LOC126621232 gene encoding uncharacterized protein LOC126621232 gives MKNTIRCCISCILPCGALDVIRVVHSNGRVEEISGTIRASEIMKAYPKHVLKKPSSSASDHDGVVPKIVIVPPDAELQRGKIYFLMPMPASSNTSEKAGRTRSSSAKKKRIKDAENNNITNNSVAITNLLINDRYLSEILSEKHSSQRDRRRGRVGVWRPHLESICESPSDV, from the coding sequence ATGAAAAACACCATCAGGTGCTGCATCTCTTGCATTCTACCATGTGGAGCTTTGGACGTGATTCGAGTCGTACACTCTAACGGCAGAGTCGAGGAAATCAGCGGCACAATCCGAGCCAGCGAGATCATGAAGGCGTACCCTAAGCACGTCCTCAAGAAGCCCTCCTCGTCCGCGTCCGATCACGACGGGGTCGTCCCCAAGATCGTGATCGTTCCTCCAGACGCGGAACTCCAACGCGGCAAGATTTACTTCCTCATGCCTATGCCTGCTTCTTCGAACACGTCTGAAAAGGCGGGGAGGACAAGATCGTCGTCGGCAAAGAAGAAGCGGATTAAGGACGCCGAAAACAACAACATCACAAACAACAGCGTCGCCATCACCAACCTGTTGATAAATGATCGGTACTTGAGCGAAATACTGTCGGAAAAGCATTCGTCGCAGCGGGATCGGCGGCGAGGACGTGTTGGGGTTTGGAGGCCGCACTTAGAGAGCATTTGTGAGTCACCAAGTGATGTGTAA
- the LOC126620756 gene encoding SEED MATURATION PROTEIN 1-like produces the protein MAKSWDDIKYATSQARLDEDEVVRTTAYKHGTPLEGGKIAESEPVDFF, from the coding sequence atggCAAAGAGTTGGGACGATATAAAGTATGCGACTTCACAGGCGAGGCTTGATGAAGACGAAGTTGTGAGGACTACTGCGTACAAGCATGGAACTCCTCTTGAAGGAGGCAAGATTGCCGAGTCGGAGCCTGTTGATTTCTTCTAA
- the LOC126624097 gene encoding uncharacterized protein LOC126624097: MSKRKAAAAGPIKESSQTTKVKETDVSLSAWIRKQESFVANYTIILPLGGPAPDRESLFTPVLEMLELVRSPSGEIRTLPFLVACRHTAPITLQFGEPLNHVRTSIFACAVPMERIYQSNPSKFEYLYSLVNHDVKTNTLFNSTSVSLVWLTRYMDFLVELFRNLREHPPDWVTIRAVYNAYAKTLIKWHDEKILGNKYAREKDLLLKVIGGNGDVMGDMEKFCTSFTPLLKQNHEFLAGVDDLKLFRASLVAKVPSTYPKKRKMGKTMFAPALEELESVKSESKEILTKHFLESCIKILPVLAEFGTAVYPVTFDIRTCVVRLQYGYSSDPSKFNYLFSLVQFETLPSKFNYSSYPFETFSLALLTRNMDFVVELFRNLLEHPEWFTIEACKDSYDSYGKTLKIWLERKKWFNPNLPLKRVIPELSTDREKFMEKIEGNGDVMGDIKKFCSIFTPLIKEIDKFLASLGSDRIKLLIDGERAS; the protein is encoded by the exons ATGTCAAAGAGAAAAGCGGCAGCGGCAGGGCCAATAAAAGAGAGTTCGCAGACAACCAAAGTAAAAGAAACAGACGTTTCCCTTTCGGCATGGATAAGGAAACAGGAATCCTTTGTGGCAAATTATACTATTATCTTGCCGTTGGGCGGTCCTGCTCCGGATCGGGAGAGCTTGTTCACTCCTGTTTTGGAAATGTTGGAGTTGGTCAGGTCCCCAAGTGGAGAGATTCGGACCTTGCCTTTCTTGGTAGCGTGCAGGCATACTGCACCAATTACAC TTCAATTTGGAGAACCTTTGAATCATGTTAGGACATCCATCTTTGCTTGTGCAGTG CCAATGGAAAGAATATATCAATCCAATCCTTCCAAGTTCGAATACTTGTACAGTTTGGTGAACCATGATGTCAAAACAAATACTCTTTTCAATAGTACCTCCGTTTCTCTTGTTTGGCTCACCAG ATACATGGATTTTTTGGTAGAGCTGTTTCGGAACTTACGTGAGCATCCTCCAGATTGGGTTACGATTCGAGCTGTTTATAATGCCTATGCCAAGACCCTGATAAAATGGCATGATGAAAAAATT CTTGGAAACAAATATGCTCGCGAAAAAGACTTGTTGTTGAAGGTGATCGGAGGCAATGGTGATGTCATGGGAGACATGGAGAAATTTTGCACTTCCTTTACTCCTCTACTTAAACAGAATCACGAGTTTTTG GCTGGAGTGGATGATTTGAAGTTATTTCGTGCTAGCCTTGTAGCAAAGGTACCAAGTACgtacccaaaaaaaagaaagatgggGAAGACTATGTTTGCTCCTGCTTTGGAAGAATTGGAGAGTGTCAAGTCTGAATCAAAAGAGATTCTGACGAAGCATTTCTTGGAATCGTGCATTAAGATTTTGCCTGTTCTAG CTGAATTTGGAACTGCTGTGTATCCTGTTACTTTTGACATCCGTACTTGTGTAGTG AGATTGCAGTATGGATATTCATCAGATCCTTCCAAGTTCAACTACTTGTTCAGTTTGGTGCAATTTGAGACCTTGCCTTCCAAGTTCAATTACAGTTCGTATCCATTCGAGACCTTTTCTCTTGCTTTGCTGACAAG AAACATGGATTTTGTGGTAGAACTGTTTCGTAACTTGCTGGAGCATCCGGAGTGGTTTACGATTGAGGCTTGTAAAGATTCCTACG ATTCCTACGGCAAGACCCTGAAAATATGGCTTGAACGAAAGAAATGGTTTAATCCAAATCTTCCATTGAAAAGA GTCATACCGGAGCTTTCTACGGACAGAGAGAAGTTCATGGAGAAGATCGAAGGCAATGGTGATGTGATGGGTGATATCAAGAAATTTTGCTCTATCTTTACACCTCTAATTAAAGAGATTGACAAGTTTTTG GCTAGTTTGGGCTCGGATAGAATTAAGCTGCTTATTGATGGGGAGCGGGCTTCTTGA